Below is a genomic region from Fischerella sp. PCC 9605.
CTGGCGTTTGATTGCTTTTTGCGTCACTATCATATCGATTAAGCTAAAGAAAATGGCGATATCTTCTTTAAAGATTCGCAATTAGCCTTTGTATAAAATTTAGGAGTTATGAGTTAAGAGTTAGGAATTAAATTCCTAATATCAATTCCCTTTAACTGTGAAACATATGTAGATCCCCCCAACCCCCCTTAAAAAGGGGAGCCAGTGCGTTGCTTTTCCACGCGTTGTAGCACCTGGCGTGGGCTATTGAGAATCATCTGTCTCAAACATTTAGAGAAATGGTATAACTCCTAACTACAATTATCGCAATGTCCACAACGCCAATTTGCAGCATCTTTTTCAAAACCAAAAGCATTCAACAAAAACTGCCAGCGGCACTGCTTGGTGGTCAGATACTGATTCATCTGCTTGGCAGCTTGTAATTGTGTTGTTGGTTGACTTTTCGCGCCAGAAATAATGCTGTAATGGAAAGGGTCAAGCCAATTCAACTGACCAATACTGTGCAGTAGAGAAAGTGCAACAGCAGCATCGGGAAATTCTCGCGCCACTGCGTTCACTTCCCCGGTTTTTGGCAATTTTTTCATCAGTTGCTGTGCTTGACGTTGTTGCGATCGCACTTTTTCTTCAAAAAATCTTTGTCTTTGCTTATCTCCTGGATCTAACCATCCTGTAGGTTCACCGATCAAGGTCAGCGCCTGCGCTGGTTTGCCATCCCGTCCCGCGCGTCCAATTTCTTGCACATACTCTGATAGCAACAAGGGTGCGTGAAAGTGAACTACCCAACGTACATCTGGCTTGTTTATCCCCATACCAAAGGCAGAAGTGCAAATAACAAATGGCATTTTTCCTTCTATCCACTTAGCCTCGATCGCGCGGCGTTCCTCTGCACCCAATCCAGCATGATAACTGGCTGTAACGTAACCTATCTCTTCCAACCATGCAACTAAATTCTCACTATCTCGTCTGCTGCGAACGTAAACTAATCCTGCTGTTTGTGGTCTTTGTTGGATAAATTTTAATAATTGTTGCTTTCTATCCCGTGGAGTCCAAACTATCTGGACTCTTAGATTAAGATTAGAACGATAGGGATTCAAACGAAAAACTGCTGGTTGGTCTAGTTGTAGAGTTCCTTGGATTATTTTTTGGGCTAGAGGATCGGCGGTGGCAGTGAAAGCGGCTAGCACTATTTTTGTTCCCACAGGTTTTGATTTCAATAGTGCTGGTCGCACTGCCCCGATTCTTCGATAAGCAGGTCGAAATGTTTCTCCCCATTGCACTAGGCAATGTGCCTCATCTAAAATCAAGCCGTTGATTGCAAGTTGCGGCTGGCATAATCTTTGCCAAACTGGGGGACTAAATAAAGTTTCTGGCGATAAGTATAGTAATCTTAGCTTTTGTTGTTCCAAAGCGTAGAGAGTTTGCCGTCGCTGGGAAGAGGGCAATTCGCTGTGTAAGAGGGCAGCACTTAAGTTACGTTGACGTAATTCTTGAACTTGGTTTTCCATCAACGCCACTAAAGGCGAAACCACCAAAGTTAATCCTGTTTGCAACAACGCTGGAAGTTGAAAGCAAATTGATTTTCCCCCACCTGTGGGCATGATAATCAGTGTATCCTTTTTCGCCAACAAACTATGGATAATTTCTCCCTGTGGCGGACGGAAATCTTCATAACCCCAGATTTTTTGGAATGCAGCGCGGACTTCGTGCCATGAAGTTGTTGCTGGATGATTCATGAGCGATAGTAGACGGATGTGATTTTGAATATATCCTCTGCCATCTAACTCAAGGTTCAGTATTTGTATCAGTTGTATTTTTGGTTCGTTTATTAAAAAATCAAATAAATGAAGAATGAACCACTAAGTCACCAAGACACCAAGAATTGAATTTTCTATTACAAATAGAAAATTAATTCATCCCGCTGTCTCTGCAACGCTTAAAAATGAGTTAGTGGAGACAGAGAAAGCGTGAGTTTTGGGTAGATTTCAAGTAGCAAAGGATAAGGGAAACCTTATCCTTGCTTGCTGCACCAAACTTTCTAAGCATTGACTTCTTCCGGCTGAGGCTGATTTTGCAACCAAGCATATAGCCGATTCAATGCATTGACGTATGCTTGCGCTGATGCCACGATAATATCTGTATTTGCCGCATGGCCAGAGAAAACTCTATCTTCGTGCCGCAAACGGATAGTGACTTCCCCAATTGCATCTATTCCTGCTGTGACTGACTGCACGGAAAATTCAATCAACTGGTTGGGTACCTTAATAACGCGATTGATGGCTTTGTAAACAGCATCCACAGGGCCTGTACCAATAGCTGCATCGATTAATTCTTCACCTTCTGGGGTACGCAGAGTGACTGTAGCGGTGGGTTTGGCGTTGCTACCGCAGGAAACTTGCACTAACTCTAATTTAAACAGATCGGGAGCTTGTTGAATTTCATCATTAACAATAGCTTCCAAATCCCAATCACTAATTTCTTTCTTTTTATCGGCTACTTCTTTGAACCTGACAAATGCTTTATTTAATTCAGTTTCTGTCAGTTCATAACCCAATTCTCGCAAGCGGGTACGGAAGGCGTTTCTACCTGAATGTTTGCCCAAAACAATTTGATTTTCTGTCAAACCGATTAATTGGGCATCCATAATTTCATAGGTGAGCTTGTTTTTTAGCACACCATCTTGATGGATTCCCGATTCGTGGGCAAAGGCATTCGCTCCCACAATCGCTTTATTTGGCTGCACTAACAGCCCTGTCAAATTGGAAACCATGCGGGAGGTTTTATAAATCTGCCTGGTATCGATATTTGTCAGGGGTTCTTCAGATTCTGCGGGACGTCCCAAGAAGGGGTTAAAATACTGCCGCCGCACATGCAATGCCATGATCAACTCTTCTAGCGCTGCATTTCCTGCTCGTTCACCAATACCATTAATGGTGCATTCTAACTGCCTAGCACCATTTTTGACTGCTTCTAAGAAGTTGGCAACAGCTAAGCCTAAATCGTTGTGTCCGTGAACAGAAATAATAGCTTTATCGATGTTAGGAACGTTGTCTTTAATGCCTTTAATTAAGGCTCCAAATTCACTTGGAGTGGTGTAACCAACGGTATCAGGAATATTAACTGTTGTTGCGCCAGCGGCGATCGCTCGCTCTAAAACTTCGTAGAGAAATTCTGGTTCGGAGCGTCCTGCATCTTCAGGAGAAAATTCAATATCATCGGTGAAACTTTTTGCATAAGTGACCATCTCTTCAGCGATCGCCAACACCTCTTGTCTAGTTTTTTTCAACTTATATTTGAGGTGAATATCAGAAGTAGCTATGAAGGTGTGAATTCTACCTTTTGCAGCTGGTCTAATAGCTTGGGCAGCAGCTTTAATATCTTCTTGTCGCGCTCTTGCCAAACTACAAATTACAGGGCCAGTTTCTGTCCCTACAATTTGGGCAATCTTATTAACTGCTTCAAAATCTCCTGGGCTTGCAAAAGCAAAACCTGCCTCGATCACATCGACGCCTAAACGCGCTAATTGCTTAGCAATTGTAAGTTTTTCATCTATATTCAGAGTCGCTCCCGGACATTGTTCACCATCTCTGAGTGTGGTATCAAAAATTATAATGCGTTCTGATTTGGTTTTCATTGGCTGCTTGTTGTCTAGTTTTTATTTTTGCTTTAAAATACTTTCAACCCTAGTTTTTTGTTTTTATAATGTCTAAATAAATGCCTAGTTTACTATGAAGCAACTATCCATCTATTTTTTCTATTTGGTCACGAATATCATTTAAATCTATATATCTATCCGTGGCATTACGTAATTCTCTAGCTATCATTCCCTCCGTTGATACTACTGTAATATGGGTGTTTTTTGAACGCAATAGTTCTATAGCTCTTTCAAAATCTCCATCTCCACTAAATAAAACCACTCGATCGTATTGCTCTACAGTGTTAAACATATCTACAACAATTTCAATATCTAAATTAGCTTTTTGTGAATAACGACCGGAAGAATCATCATAATATTCTTTGAGAACTTTAGTTCTAACAGTATATCCTAGACTAATTAAAGCATCTCTAAAACCTCTTTGATCTTGTTGATCTTTTAAGCCAGTGTACCAGAAGGCATTGATTAAAGTTGTGTCTGGCTGTTCGTGTCTGAAGTATTCTAAGACTCGTCGCGGATCAAAAAACCAGCCATTTTTTTGTTGAGCATAGAACATATTGTTTCCGTCTACAAAAATAGACAGACGATTCATCGAGGAACCCATAAAATTTACACCTAATAATAGATAAAGAAGAATTTAGATTGAACAATAGATTATAGCAATTATAAAATGTCAATTTTGCTATTACCTATAAATTATATTTTCATATATAACTTGTATATAACCTCTCTGAAAGTAGAAACTAAACTGAAACATTAGGTGTTAAGCTTAACAGAGTGCTTAACATTTTTCACCCTTAGCGTTGTTAATTGCACCCCATAATCAAAATCTACCAATTAGGAAGACTATATACCAATTAAGTTTACTCCTAAACCGGTATAGTATAGGCTTAGTGTAAGATAAAGACTGGGAATACTTCTTGAGGAAGAGCAAATATTGTACAAGACGTACGGAGAGTTCCCGTACGTTGCCAAACAAGGTCTTCCAGAAGATTCGGTGCAATTTTTAGGGTGTATCCTTTGGAGTGGTGTAACAGCTTCTGTTTGGTAGTAAAACCTTGCCGCCACCCATGTGTCTATAGAAAAATAACTCTAAAGACCTAAGTCAGAGTTAGAAGTTAGGTAGTATCTAGCTGACGTGCCAGAAATTTTCCCGCACAGTGCTGACGCAAAGTTTAGTAATCAATAGAGGATAGTTTACAAATGTATAAGTTTTCCATTTAAGTCTTATTTCAAGTTTATTGCATGAAAAGAGAGTGTAAATAAATAAAATCACATTACGTAAATTAATCAGTAATAGGATATGGCAGAAGAACCTATATATACATTAACCAAAAAAGATGTCTCTGCTGCCAATCAAGCGTCAAGTAAACCAACAAAAGCAACTTCGACGGCATTAACACGTCAGCTAAAGCTGATGACACGTTTAGGCCACGTGTTTGCTAGCGCTTGGGTAGTAGGGGCATCACTACTGAGTGCTTCTAGTTTGGGTTGGATGCAATTGATGGAAAATCAAGCGCATTCTATTTTTTTTCTCGTGCGAGGACCGATGGTTCCTCCAGAAGATATAGTGATTTTGGCAATTGACGAGCAATCGATATCAATGCCGCAGCAGTATTACAAAACAGATCCGCAAACCTATGCTTATTTAGAACCATTAAAAGCTTTTCCTTTTCAACGTACAGCATATGCCCAAGCCATCGAAAAGTTAGTGCAAGCAGGGGCGCGTCACGTAGCGGTAGATTTAGTTTTTGATCAGCCCAGTAGTTACGGTGAACAAGACGATCGCAATTTACAGGCAGTATTGCAACGTTATGGGGACAAAGTTACCTTAGCTGCGCTCTACGAAAATAATGAGACGCACCAAGGCATCTTTTGGCAACTAACGCAACCTCAGCAGTTGTTTCGAACAGGTTCAGTATCGATTGGCTCTGTAAATTTTCCTATAGAGATAGATGACAAAATTCATCGCTTAGCTCATGAATTTCCCAAATTATTAGCAGAAAAAGAAGGATTTATTCCTACAGACAAAATACCTTCCTTTGATGAAGCAGCTTTAAGAGCATCCCAAGTTGATTATCCTCAACCAAAAGGCGATCGCATATATTTTTACGGCAGTGCGGGTACATTTGAAGCATATCCTTTTTGGCACGTACTTGACCCAGAAAACTGGAACACCTATTTACAACAGGGAAAGATTTTCAAAGACAAAATTGTAGTAATTGGCGTAACATCACAGTTGGCAAAAGACTATTATCCAGTACCTGCTGCTTCTAGCTGGCTGTACCCAGAGCAAATG
It encodes:
- a CDS encoding 2-isopropylmalate synthase — translated: MKTKSERIIIFDTTLRDGEQCPGATLNIDEKLTIAKQLARLGVDVIEAGFAFASPGDFEAVNKIAQIVGTETGPVICSLARARQEDIKAAAQAIRPAAKGRIHTFIATSDIHLKYKLKKTRQEVLAIAEEMVTYAKSFTDDIEFSPEDAGRSEPEFLYEVLERAIAAGATTVNIPDTVGYTTPSEFGALIKGIKDNVPNIDKAIISVHGHNDLGLAVANFLEAVKNGARQLECTINGIGERAGNAALEELIMALHVRRQYFNPFLGRPAESEEPLTNIDTRQIYKTSRMVSNLTGLLVQPNKAIVGANAFAHESGIHQDGVLKNKLTYEIMDAQLIGLTENQIVLGKHSGRNAFRTRLRELGYELTETELNKAFVRFKEVADKKKEISDWDLEAIVNDEIQQAPDLFKLELVQVSCGSNAKPTATVTLRTPEGEELIDAAIGTGPVDAVYKAINRVIKVPNQLIEFSVQSVTAGIDAIGEVTIRLRHEDRVFSGHAANTDIIVASAQAYVNALNRLYAWLQNQPQPEEVNA
- a CDS encoding RecQ family ATP-dependent DNA helicase produces the protein MNHPATTSWHEVRAAFQKIWGYEDFRPPQGEIIHSLLAKKDTLIIMPTGGGKSICFQLPALLQTGLTLVVSPLVALMENQVQELRQRNLSAALLHSELPSSQRRQTLYALEQQKLRLLYLSPETLFSPPVWQRLCQPQLAINGLILDEAHCLVQWGETFRPAYRRIGAVRPALLKSKPVGTKIVLAAFTATADPLAQKIIQGTLQLDQPAVFRLNPYRSNLNLRVQIVWTPRDRKQQLLKFIQQRPQTAGLVYVRSRRDSENLVAWLEEIGYVTASYHAGLGAEERRAIEAKWIEGKMPFVICTSAFGMGINKPDVRWVVHFHAPLLLSEYVQEIGRAGRDGKPAQALTLIGEPTGWLDPGDKQRQRFFEEKVRSQQRQAQQLMKKLPKTGEVNAVAREFPDAAVALSLLHSIGQLNWLDPFHYSIISGAKSQPTTQLQAAKQMNQYLTTKQCRWQFLLNAFGFEKDAANWRCGHCDNCS
- a CDS encoding LabA-like NYN domain-containing protein; this translates as MGSSMNRLSIFVDGNNMFYAQQKNGWFFDPRRVLEYFRHEQPDTTLINAFWYTGLKDQQDQRGFRDALISLGYTVRTKVLKEYYDDSSGRYSQKANLDIEIVVDMFNTVEQYDRVVLFSGDGDFERAIELLRSKNTHITVVSTEGMIARELRNATDRYIDLNDIRDQIEKIDG